The following DNA comes from Gloeocapsa sp. DLM2.Bin57.
TGTATCAACGCGATTACTACTAAAAGGATTGAGAGTATTTTGAAACATTTTTTCTCTAATTTTCTGATATAGTTGATAGGTGAATTGGGCATCATATTTAGCTGAATGAGCCAGATTAAGATTAAATACTCGACCGTTAACTCTTAAATCTAAATACTGACTCAAGTATTGTAGGGAGTAGCTATCAAGTCTTGGAAAATATCTCTTAGCTAGTTGATAAGTACAATCTGTTTTGACCTTGGGAAAAGATTGACCGACTTGTTTAAAACTCTGGGATAGTATTTGTAGATCGTGTTGAGCGGAATGAAAAACTAATAAGTGATTAGGGATAATTTCCTTGATATCCTCCACAATCTCGGCAATTGATTTAACTCCAAAGGTAGATTTATTATAAGCTTCATAAATCAAGCGACCATTTTTATTTATGATCGCGATTTCATTTATTTCCTGTTTACCTTCGGTATCAATGACTAAAAAGTTAGGAGACAATAACATTAATTCAGCGTTTAAATTTGAACATATAGCCTAAAAAACCTAGATTTAACAGTACAGAAGATAATAATAAGGAAGGTTCTGGTATAACATTACTAGGTTGTAATTCAATAATTTCGCCAACTCCTGTAGCAAAACCATTGTTAGCTATATAAATAGTATCATTTTCAGTTATTGCTAAACCAGTAGGAAATTGTAAACCTTGTATATTTATTCTTGTTTTCGTTCCATTGGTATCTATTCGCCAAAGATTACCTGTCAAATCTCCTGGAAGAACATTACTAGCATACTCTAAAGCATAAAGGTTACTATTACTATCAAAAGCGACGTCAATCAAATTAGTAATATAAATGCTATTATCAGGAGCGATGGTCATTCCTGTGGGCACAGATTGCATCGGAAAGGGATTGGGTTAATTCTTTGGATAATTTGAATTATCTTACCGTTTCTGCTTGTCCTAAAGGAGAGAAGCGTATCTCTATTCTCCTTCTAGAAGCGTCTGCTTGGCGACTAGGATTAGCAAATTCTCCCGAAGGTAGTAGTAATTGTGCTGCTGAATAAGCGCGGAATTGTATCCCTTGCAGACGTCCTTGTTGTTGCAATGCTTGTAATTCTTTGACTACTTCTAGAGCGCGCATTAAGCCTAAATCTGCGTTAGATCCTGGGTTTAATTGATTGGAGGGTTTGTCTCCTTGTGCGACTGCTTCTAGATTAGTATCTAGGTTACTATTACCTGCAACTGTTGCTTGTCCGTCGGTGTGTCCAATAATTTCTACAATATAAATATCTCTTTGTTGTGTAACTGCTTCGATACGCTCGACTAAATCCGTACGTATATATTCGCGCAAACCGTTAGATAATTCGGCGCTTCCTGAGTCGAACTGGAATTCTCCGGAGTTTTCAATGACGACTACTGGTGGTGCTAATTTAAGGGTTTCTATGTCTGTGTTTAATGTGTCTATTTGTGTATTGAGTCTCTCGGTTTGTCTTTCAAGTTGACTAGTGCGTCTTGCGGCGTTTTGTAATTCTCGATTTTTTGCTCTTAATTCTCTTTGTAAGTCTAAGACTTGTTCTTCTGTTTGAGTCAGACTTATTTCGGTTTCTTCTGCTGTAGATTTAAGAAAAAGAGATTTAAATAAGGCTAACAGCAAAAACAGACTAATAATCATAAAAGCATTAGACATTAAGTCCGTAAAAGAGGGCCAAATATTGAGGTTTTCTGCTTCTTGCTCTCTGTAGCGTTTACTCATAGTTTTTCTTGCTTTGTTGTAATTGCAATATCAGACCGTATTTTTCGTTGATGCTGCTCATTTCTTCGGTTAAGCTAATTATTTTTAAGATTGATTTCTGTAATAATTCTAATGTGTCTTCAATGGATTTGGTGGATTTGTTCAGGATTAGTGCTGATTGAGAGAATTGATTCTGGGCGATCGCCAAATCACTTACCGCTGAAGAGAGTTTCTCAGAGAATCTACTTTTATCTAATATACTTACTGCTTGATTAAAAGTTCCTGTACTTTTAGCCATAGCTAGGGTAGATTGTTGCAATTCTTGATAAGCTTGTTCTGCTGCTGTAGTGATTTGTTGATTTTGAGCGATCATTTTTTCTAGGGGTTGAGTGACGGAATTAGTCATCACTCTTTCTAGGGTTGTCCCAAATTGTTCGGAAAATATGTTCAGAAATAAACCAAATTCGCTGACTAGTTTTTCTACTCCCTCTTGTAAACTTTTACTAGAAGTATTGGGTATCGTTAACCAGTAAACGTTATCTAGATAATCTTCTAGAGAGTTTAATAAGGTTAATTTAGCTACGTTAGTATTCCACAAAAAATTAATCGTCGTCAGTATAGCGCTGCAAAATACAGCTACTAAACTACTAATAAAAGCGATACCCATACCCTGTAGGGGTTTTTCTAATCCTTGAATTAGACTACTTACATCGGTTAAATCACTTTGAGTGAGGGTTTGACTTAAATTAGCTAAATTAATAGTTATCCCCAAAAAGGTTCCAAATAAGCCAAAAGAGAGTAATAAATTGGGTAAATTGCGGGTTAGATGGTCTATAGCTTCACATTGTAAAGGAATACCCAACAAGCGAAATCTTTCTTGACTATACGTACCATCTACTAAAGCAGTGGTGTTGATATCCTGTCTTTGTGCACTAGCGTTTTGTACTCTTTGTTCTAGATAATTAATAATCAGAGGAGTTTTGCTTAGGGTTTCTCCTCGCAATAACTTGCGTAGTTT
Coding sequences within:
- a CDS encoding flagellar motor protein — its product is MSKRYREQEAENLNIWPSFTDLMSNAFMIISLFLLLALFKSLFLKSTAEETEISLTQTEEQVLDLQRELRAKNRELQNAARRTSQLERQTERLNTQIDTLNTDIETLKLAPPVVVIENSGEFQFDSGSAELSNGLREYIRTDLVERIEAVTQQRDIYIVEIIGHTDGQATVAGNSNLDTNLEAVAQGDKPSNQLNPGSNADLGLMRALEVVKELQALQQQGRLQGIQFRAYSAAQLLLPSGEFANPSRQADASRRRIEIRFSPLGQAETVR
- a CDS encoding methyl-accepting chemotaxis protein, which encodes MFEFLETVMRGFNLLPPYLLWLTVFLVIIPSIIAILLRFALHRHLTVLAAKLRKLLRGETLSKTPLIINYLEQRVQNASAQRQDINTTALVDGTYSQERFRLLGIPLQCEAIDHLTRNLPNLLLSFGLFGTFLGITINLANLSQTLTQSDLTDVSSLIQGLEKPLQGMGIAFISSLVAVFCSAILTTINFLWNTNVAKLTLLNSLEDYLDNVYWLTIPNTSSKSLQEGVEKLVSEFGLFLNIFSEQFGTTLERVMTNSVTQPLEKMIAQNQQITTAAEQAYQELQQSTLAMAKSTGTFNQAVSILDKSRFSEKLSSAVSDLAIAQNQFSQSALILNKSTKSIEDTLELLQKSILKIISLTEEMSSINEKYGLILQLQQSKKNYE